A single region of the Vicia villosa cultivar HV-30 ecotype Madison, WI linkage group LG4, Vvil1.0, whole genome shotgun sequence genome encodes:
- the LOC131599557 gene encoding uncharacterized protein LOC131599557, which produces MNATSSLSFSSKTTFKFRLDSTFKQYRQDSLCSSITFFFQFQVVEIGKGSKVNYELDKKSGLIKQSINEDVEKDDINDEIQDDDVDDGFQEDVVGDKFQEDNIDLDDESQEDDIDGEFEEDNVDEEFLEVDICDKFQEDDLDDEFQED; this is translated from the exons ATGAACGCtacctcttctctttctttcagTTCTAAAACAACCTTTAAGTTTCGTCTAGATTCAACTTTCAAGCAGTACCGTCAAGATTCGTTGTGTTCAAgcatcacttttttttttcaattccaG GTGGTTGAAATTGGCAAAGGGAGCAAGGTTAATTATGAATTGGACAAGAAAAGTGGACTTATAAAG CAAAGTATCAATGAAGATGTTGAAAAGGATGATATAAATGATGAAATTCAAGACGACGACGTAGATGATGGATTTCAAGAGGACGTTGTAGGTGACAAATTTCAAGAGGACAACATAGATCTTGATGATGAATCTCAAGAGGATGATATAGACGGTGAATTTGAAGAGGACAATGTAGATGAAGAATTTCTGGAGGTTGACATATGTGATAAATTTCAAGAGGACGATTTGGATGATGAATTCCAAGAAGACTAA